The following proteins are co-located in the Saccharomycodes ludwigii strain NBRC 1722 chromosome V, whole genome shotgun sequence genome:
- the SFP1 gene encoding zinc-coordinating transcription factor SFP1 (similar to Saccharomyces cerevisiae YLR403W | SFP1 | Split Finger Protein) — translation MTEMLEITKSATVFNSTASNNENSNNNNSSNNNSSNNNNNNKNKNNNKNTSSSSSANSNNNNNNNNNNNSTDNNSPKVISSNNLIIHAENSHVNKGAINIKDSINDKKHISASNVALPTCLDNVFGKNNDDDENVDYTSLSGSSPFKANNNKSTDITPYSNASVNNKNNDTVTSPGIFIKDKDQNQSINGNVSTAIFSANSNNTTLSINGTTGTANTNNSSIENLVRLRRESVAHALGMGGVSWGSLSIGSWLKDEVMFRKGSNNHHSGTTSTSVSSNEGSPINVSNISNNFNYMGQQQGTGQMHHQNNNSDNNTDSSCTSAIKNSGINTHASYLPNLEKKYCKDYSCCGLLLPSLHDLLDHYEQAHIAAASSNLVATIGTNNINNNYTLDKANRPVSLATPTASVASINNNNSDHYATMGQKTLSKNIKNKSDSTSNKAENTSNFSSRLLKAGDNTVYQHMNGKDNVNTNNIEYRINCIGTDNNLVSTTSPSNSNVTVTGMNRSPNVFNHHALSRGNSSLNDNLIDSVHTNDVFLNQTAGGNEQHRHTIDLQKSFKNYFINMGSSDQSSNSNVANMSSSLNTYNRNHHLHQNKSGNNAISNSNVGIQHKNSSINSNTNPNNNTFSASDGVSSCVVSSKSTISSSSSSIMSSNTNTPATSIDDDSIATCNSQISNSNNNIDKLPKSNMNNDYNGSNKNSEVLLDDERHSAEHHKADSAVNNNCVNNKTSISDSNNRDVINNASSHNNNGGIAGNNNSITNKEDIDEPDIDMKDLREYNEDIDHFGEKFNMLHRRPFIDDPARTLYVMDLEENKPFRCPVIGCDKSYKNQNGLKYHRLHGHQGQKLFENPDGSFSIIDPESNEPYPDGMEFEKDKPYRCEVCGRRYKNLNGLKYHRGHSTH, via the coding sequence atgacgGAAATGCTTGAAATTACTAAATCTGCTACAGTATTTAACTCTACAGCTAGTAACAACGAAAacagcaataataacaacagtagcaacaacaatagcagcaacaacaacaacaacaacaaaaacaaaaacaacaacaaaaacaccagcagcagcagcagcgcaaacagcaataataataataataataataataacaacaattcAACTGATAACAATTCACCCAAGGTTATCTCTAGTAATAATCTTATTATTCATGCTGAAAATAGCCATGTAAATAAAGGAGCCATTAATATTAAGGATAGTATCAACgataaaaaacatatttctGCAAGCAATGTTGCTCTTCCCACATGCTTAGATAATGTTtttggtaaaaataatgatgatgatgaaaatgttGATTATACATCGCTATCTGGTTCATCTCCATTTAAAgccaacaataacaaatcTACGGATATTACTCCTTACAGTAATGCTTCTGTTAATAACAAGAATAATGATACTGTGACATCTCCaggtatttttataaaagataAGGATCAAAACCAAAGTATTAACGGTAACGTTAGTACCGCTATTTTTTCAGctaatagcaataacacAACGTTATCAATCAATGGCACTACCGGTACAGCCAACACGAATAATTCAAGCATTGAGAATTTAGTACGCCTAAGAAGAGAATCAGTTGCCCATGCCTTAGGTATGGGTGGTGTTTCCTGGGGATCTTTAAGTATTGGATCTTGGCTTAAGGATGAAGTTATGTTTCGCAAAGGGAGTAATAATCATCATTCGGGTACCACTTCTACTTCGGTTAGTAGTAATGAGGGCTCTCCTATTAATGTAAGtaatatttcaaataacTTCAACTACATGGGCCAACAACAAGGAACAGGGCAAATGCACCATCAGAATAATAACTCTGATAACAATACTGATAGTAGTTGTACTTCtgctattaaaaatagtggGATAAACACGCATGCTTCATACTTGCCaaatttggaaaagaaatattgtAAAGATTATTCATGTTGTGGGTTATTGCTGCCATCCTTACATGATTTATTGGATCATTATGAGCAAGCTCATATTGCAGCTGCTTCTTCTAACTTAGTGGCAACTATTGGAACAAATaacattaataacaattacACTCTGGATAAAGCTAACAGACCTGTTTCTCTAGCCACTCCAACCGCAAGTGTGGCttctattaataataataattctgaCCATTATGCCACTATGGGGCAGAAaactttatcaaaaaacattaaaaataaatcggATTCAACTAGTAACAAAGCTGAGAACACTTCCAACTTTTCCTCCAGACTTCTGAAAGCTGGTGACAATACTGTGTATCAGCATATGAACGGCAAGGATAATGTGAACACAAATAATATCGAGTATAGAATAAATTGTATTGGCACAGATAATAACTTAGTGTCAACAACATCACCCTCTAATTCAAATGTTACCGTAACTGGTATGAATAGGTCACCCAATGTTTTTAACCATCATGCTTTATCCAGAGGTAATTCTAGCCTGAATGACAACCTAATAGATTCAGTTCATACAAatgatgtttttttaaatcaaacAGCCGGTGGAAATGAACAGCATCGACACACTAttgatttacaaaaatcttttaaaaactattttataaatatggGTAGCAGTGACCAGAGTAGTAACTCTAATGTTGCCAATATGTCATCTAGTCTCAACACTTACAACCGCAATCATCACCTCCACCAAAACAAAAGTGGTAACAATGCGATATCTAATTCTAACGTTGGTATTCAGCACAAAAATAGTTCaattaatagtaatactaATCCCAACAATAACACTTTCAGTGCTAGTGATGGGGTTTCATCCTGCGTAGTCAGTAGCAAAAGTACtatatcttcatcatcttcatcaatAATGAGTTCCAATACGAATACACCAGCTACTTCTATTGATGACGATTCGATTGCAACCTGCAATAGCCAAATTtccaatagtaataataatattgataaattaCCAAAATCGAACATGAATAATGACTATAATGGCAGTAATAAGAATAGTGAAGTGTTATTAGACGACGAGCGTCATAGCGCGGAACACCATAAAGCAGATAGCgctgttaataataattgcgttaataataaaaccagTATTAgtgatagtaataatagagATGTTATCAATAATGCTAGTAGccataataacaatggcGGTATAGctggcaataataatagtattacTAACAAGGAAGATATTGATGAGCCTGACATTGATATGAAAGATTTGAGGGAATATAACGAAGATATTGATCATTTTGGAGAGAAATTTAATATGCTGCATAGAAGACCATTCATTGATGATCCTGCTAGAACTTTGTATGTAATGGACCTCGAAGAAAATAAACCGTTTAGATGCCCAGTTATTGGTTGTGACAAGAGttataaaaatcaaaatggATTGAAATATCATAGGTTACATGGTCATCAAGGGCAAAAGTTATTTGAAAATCCGGATGGAAGTTTTAGCATTATAGATCCGGAAAGTAATGAACCATATCCTGATGGCATGGAGTTTGAAAAGGATAAACCTTACAGGTGCGAGGTTTGTGGAAGAAGATATAAGAATTTAAATGGTTTGAAATATCATAGAGGTCATTCAACTCATTGA
- the AHK1 gene encoding Ahk1p (similar to Saccharomyces cerevisiae YDL073W | AHK1 | Associated with HKr1), whose product MEIDKIEAQLFSSLNKFLLLINNNTTTTNNNNNNEPKVISNFLRLNLLTHLRHYVSEITTITSYDEHAQTKFSNFINPVNFECLIQWWITLLNFLNSKPDLAIEPVSVALECISRIMTCCSKMVSEFQKTGNIALNYQDIYSQHLMLAIHFVTNKFILFSKVTKRQSLQRSYGAKSKQKIPAKDTVSRETVDYVTKYKSLLLVWIGKLMAFSFWYLKDSFNYDYLLLNSLIQGGKTFRLKEEVVTSIEENKMQPYKKRTYKLIARSEKQSDETNNTTVNNNNSNNVFRILISYLQNNTVFLTFYYHYWWICIYNFDFKFININSFSSELHGFGVLEHYIANRINMDFNNYIKSSKSINQPDDSPASTNNNGSSNTNHAHNTSEYGRTINYCYNRMFVFKLWDTLGELINKHCAINNSNLAQQLLQIHDIIQLKIIKKIPAYDANLANIIFQHLLAFIAFKFVGPDKATTALSLNWDLWTKGLVNLMKSLNLHCQSIAFATCFNMWMVIPTKYQIRISQFIFDNWNSLILGNSSDLVVILALKFIVYKALFLPSNSESSAIFIKKLLILQNEKEKLSVKFHSETFKKNDSTIIFNDNDDLLFQGSKKYLVNKILPYYLLNNNTTKNRKTNNDINKSDLLTSLSLGIHWEPMKMANNGKYPFEVFDEMISKITLKQQNLKKNSALPLPPNLPTTTSYNSSDNNNNNNNNNNNNSNDSNSLSSKYFNFIAGGSSAGTNVSLPTSNNKVTNKLSTTIDSPDSSNTVKTPIANFFMKFVNNQHNEQNASPSNPNRYANSSSDSNDNGNISDSESIDIMTMYSNVSSINDDTSNYLNATTSSNLSPKRKRLMAPPELKDAMNTIKSNHFSTTDGIVSSSNTIHSGPSRTSNKNKNIEYIFQINNVITDFYPDSMYNCNIKKSNSLKNNISSNYKHPLNKVWEANMRWGVQPMNTNNNNNNNNNNNNNNNNNNNNGNKSHEDSTDKKINSNINFSKLNLNEKPLPIPGKSNNATKKCQEIFTFEVNTGHEDELDYIKSLNKSDTLLDNFDFNSLASRNTVNSLSAGLNSSSNGTIGSFSSENHGEEELKYIEQENNNSNYDAPDLDLSLFPVSLLKEIKSSDSNDNTPLATSVAGHIQNAETLRMKELTLFNSIIDVIKKFNATVLEYKNTCELDNIDVKYGLFIEYNATRKSVSNSSTNYNSSDTFVI is encoded by the coding sequence aTGGAAATTGACAAAATAGAGGCTCAATTATTCAGCTCTTTGAACAAATTCTTACTActaataaacaataataccaccactactaataataacaataacaatgaacCAAAAGTTATATCCAATTTTTTGAGATTAAACTTACTAACACATCTACGACACTATGTTTCAGAAATTACCACTATTACTTCGTATGATGAACATGCACAAACCAAATTTTCCAACTTCATTAATCCCGTAAATTTCGAATGTTTAATTCAATGGTGGATCACattgttaaattttttgaatagcAAGCCAGATTTAGCTATAGAGCCTGTTTCTGTTGCTTTGGAGTGTATCAGTAGAATTATGACATGCTGTTCGAAAATGGTGAGTGAATTCCAAAAAACTGGAAACATTGCACTGAATTATCAAGATATCTACTCACAGCATCTAATGTTAGCTATTCATTTTGTtactaataaatttattttattttcaaaggTTACTAAAAGACAATCTTTGCAAAGGTCCTATGGTGCCAAATCAAAACAGAAAATACCTGCTAAAGATACAGTCAGTAGAGAAACTGTGGACTATGTAACCAAATATAAGTCTCTTTTGTTAGTATGGATAGGCAAACTTATGgcattttcattttggtatttaaaagatagttttaattatgattatttacTCTTAAACTCGCTAATTCAAGGTGGCAAAACATTCAGATTGAAAGAAGAAGTCGTCACTAgtattgaagaaaataaaatgcaaccctataaaaaaagaacataTAAACTAATCGCGAGGAGTGAAAAACAAAGTGACGAAACTAACAATACCActgttaataacaataatagtaataatgtaTTCAGGATTTTAATCTCCTACTTGCAAAACAATacagtttttttaacattttattaccattattggTGGATTTGTATTTACAACTTTGATTTCAAATTCATTAATATCAACAGTTTTTCTTCTGAACTGCATGGTTTTGGTGTTTTAGAACACTACATTGCCAACCGAATAAATAtggattttaataattatattaaatcCAGTAAATCGATTAATCAACCAGATGATTCACCTGCTTCaactaacaataatggtagCAGTAACACTAATCATGCCCATAATACAAGTGAATACGGTCGCACTATcaattattgttataacagaatgtttgtttttaagtTGTGGGATACTCTAGGTGAGTTGATTAATAAACATTGTGCTATAAACAACTCAAATTTAGCCCAGCAATTACTTCAAATACATGATATCATTCAACTAAAGATTATTAAGAAAATTCCCGCATACGATGCAAACTTGGCAAACATTATATTCCAGCATTTGTTGGCTTTTATTGCATTTAAATTTGTAGGTCCTGATAAAGCAACAACTGCGCTTTCTTTGAACTGGGATTTATGGACTAAAGGCTTAGTTAATTTAATGAAATCTTTGAATTTACATTGTCAAAGCATAGCGTTTGCTACATGTTTTAATATGTGGATGGTTATCCCaacaaaatatcaaattagAATAtctcaatttattttcgaTAACTGGAATTCATTAATACTGGGAAATAGTTCTGATTTGGTTGTTATTTTGGCATTAAAGTTCATTGTTTACAAAGCATTGTTCTTACCATCCAATTCAGAAAGCTCtgcaatttttattaaaaaacttttgattttacaaaatgaaaaggaaaagctGTCTGTTAAATTTCATTCTGAGACTTTCAAGAAAAATGACAGTACTATTATctttaatgataatgatgatttaCTTTTCCAAGGatctaaaaaatatttggtcaataaaatattgccatattatttattaaataataataccacaaaaaatagaaaaactAATAACGATATAAACAAGTCAGACTTATTGACTAGTTTGAGTTTAGGTATTCACTGGGAACCAATGAAAATGGCAAATAACGGTAAATATCCATTTGAAGTGTTTGACGAAATGATTTCAAAAATCACATTAAAACAACagaatttaaagaaaaattctGCACTTCCATTGCCACCAAATTTACCCACAACTACTTCATACAACAgtagtgataataataataataataacaacaacaataataataatagtaatgacAGTAATTCATTATCGTCAAAatactttaattttatcgCCGGTGGTAGTAGTGCAGGCACAAATGTTTCCTTACCCACAAGTAACAATAAAGTCACTAATAAATTGTCAACAACTATAGATAGTCCAGATAGTAGTAATACCGTTAAAACACCAATTGcgaatttttttatgaaattCGTAAATAATCAACATAATGAACAAAATGCAAGCCCTAGTAATCCCAACAGATATGCTAATAGTAGTTCTGATAGCAATGATAATGGCAATATTTCAGATTCTGAGTCTATTGACATAATGACAATGTATTCGAATGTATCGTCCATCAATGATGATACGTCTAATTATTTGAATGCAACCACTTCTTCAAACCTATCAcctaaaagaaaaagattaatgGCACCCCCTGAGCTAAAAGATGCCATGAATACCATAAAATCAAATCATTTTTCCACTACTGATGGTATTGTTTCTTCTTCCAACACAATTCATAGTGGGCCGAGTCGTAccagtaataaaaataaaaatattgaatacatttttcaaatcaatAACGTTATCACTGATTTTTATCCTGATAGTATGTATAACTgcaatattaaaaagtcGAATTCCcttaaaaacaacatatCATCTAATTATAAGCATCCTCTGAATAAAGTATGGGAAGCAAACATGAGATGGGGCGTCCAGCCAAtgaatactaataataataataataataataataataataataataataataataataataataataatggcaatAAATCACATGAAGATAGTacagataaaaaaattaattcaaaCATCAATTTTAGTAAATTGAATTTGAATGAAAAACCACTGCCAATTCCAGGAAAATCCAATAATGCTACCAAAAAGTGTCAAGAAATTTTTACTTTCGAGGTAAATACAGGTCATGAGGACGAGCttgattatattaaaagtttaaataaaagtgaTACCTTATTGgataattttgattttaattctttggCCTCAAGAAATACTGTTAATTCACTATCCGCTGGGCttaatagtagtagtaatggTACCATTGGTAGCTTTAGTTCTGAAAATCATGGGGAAGAGGAGCTCAAGTATATCgaacaagaaaataataatagtaattaCGATGCCCCCGATTTAGATCTATCTTTATTTCCAGTAAGCTtgttaaaagaaattaaaagtagCGATAGCAATGATAATACCCCATTAGCTACCAGTGTAGCAGGTCATATACAAAATGCAGAAACATTAAGAATGAAAGAATTAACTCTATTCAATAGCATAATTGAtgtaattaaaaaatttaatgcTACAGTATTGGAATATAAGAACACATGTGAATTAGATAATATTGATGTTAAATATGGATTGTTTATTGAATATAATGCCACTAGAAAGAGTGTAAGTAACAGTTCTACCAATTACAACAGTTCAGATACATTtgtaatataa
- the BRE1 gene encoding E3 ubiquitin-protein ligase BRE1 (similar to Saccharomyces cerevisiae YDL074C | BRE1 | BREfeldin A sensitivity): MCPTSAHDHDNRQEGPAKKKIKLSPMDEPLTRLDIIYFQKDALYRRIKDCQVKYNSLTQQYQVLSNENSNLISKLSLLYTFYYKKLTSANLAHVNGTTPSADKTLQDATAITSDNADKDLEEFLKSNESSIRDLLINNISPDANEISSSTFDEKRKTHELVIKNTELNKELSYLKKYYESIIHKYERDSSEVVRRIFKITKEEDKLGQQQQHALTSVNNKIKSELPPAAAGIDPVNINNVSCNNNDNHNNNNNNNNNINNNINANHNNNINNYNNNYNNNNNNNNNNDNNTGINDNNAIETTSTISNNCNSTTGTNNNITPVISHSNSSTSNNNNNNNNNNTQNIVTNVQDLDATNNDTSVISVNHSNGNFNIDPKKLQFNRMNYELQIEELSTKIAFLEKEVAELSTLKKKNELDISKMTNTIQNMNLGATSYHNKVVFLTNKIDSLLSKNDELNSKNKEYLNKFNQLYQEREVYNNKITESFEKSHENLKKHNAQLEKDLVRIRTIRDELLSKISILEAEKSKDDLLNDLTVTIDGISKQLTKLEQFHSVGNTNTESNSDALLKELQDLENAYKELAGVSAKKYQAYINHESILGKLNVEKTKADQKYFTAMRSKDSILIENKNLSKSLNKSNEMILQLREMEKVLQTKIDNLNKQLNFSRENESRLLEGNKKANVKLVDLQNELTASNNRCNSLDSELGRVKEVADGQGLEINDLKTKLKEEKVTIQTLEAKYDKVYTALKQLLSEDKTKLKKEHTTNGNAKTNFKESFNTVSSLTTASNEPVSVLEEELDNFRNIVYCSLCSKNWKNTAIKTCGHVFCEECCKERLAARMRKCPTCNKGFSSNDLLLVHL; the protein is encoded by the coding sequence atgTGTCCTACATCTGCTCACGACCATGATAATAGACAGGAAGGACCAgcgaagaagaaaataaagctAAGTCCAATGGATGAACCACTAACTAGATtagatataatatatttccaaaaagaTGCTCTTTACAGGCGTATCAAAGATTGTCAGGTTAAATACAATTCTTTAACACAACAATATCAAGTGCTAAGCAACGAGAATTCCAATTTAATCTCCAAACTTAGtcttttatatactttttattacaaaaaactAACCTCTGCAAATCTTGCTCATGTTAATGGTACCACACCTTCTGCTGATAAAACACTGCAAGACGCCACCGCTATCACCAGCGATAATGCTGATAAGGATTTAGAagagtttttaaaatctaaTGAAAGTAGCATTCGTGATTTACTCATCAACAACATTTCCCCTGATGCTAATGAAATAAGCAGTTCTActtttgatgaaaaaaggaaaacccATGAGTTGGTGATAAAGAATACGGAATTGAATAAAGAATTGAGctatttaaagaaatattatgaATCCATTATTCATAAATACGAAAGGGATTCAAGTGAAGTTGTTAGGAggatttttaaaataaccaAAGAAGAGGATAAGCTTGgacaacagcaacaacatgCGTTAACCTctgtaaataataaaataaagtcTGAGCTTCCACCTGCTGCTGCTGGTATTGATCCTGTCAATATTAACAATGTCagttgtaataataatgataaccataataataataataataataataataatattaataataatattaatgctaaccataataataatattaataactataataataactataataataacaataataataataataacaacgaCAATAATACTGgtattaatgataataatgccATCGAAACCACTTCTACTATCAGTAATAATTGCAATAGTACTACTggtactaataataacattacGCCTGTTATTAGCCATAGTAATTCTAGTaccagtaataataataataataataataataataatacacaaaatattgttactaACGTCCAGGATTTAGACGCCACTAATAACGATACTTCTGTTATATCTGTTAACCATTCAAACGGCAACTTTAATATAGATCCCAAGAAACTTCAGTTTAACAGAATGAACTACGAATTACAAATAGAAGAATTGAGTACCAAGATTgcttttttggaaaaagaGGTTGCAGAACTTTCTActttaaagaagaaaaatgaaCTAGATATATCTAAAATGACCAATACAATTCAAAACATGAATTTAGGAGCTACTTCCTATCATAATAAAGTcgtatttttaacaaacaaaatagaCTCATTACTAAGCAAAAACGACGAATTGAAttcaaaaaacaaagagtATTTAAACAAGTTTAATCAACTGTACCAGGAAAGAGAAGtgtacaataataaaatcactgaaagttttgaaaaatcacATGAAAATCTAAAGAAACATAATGCACAATTGGAAAAAGATTTGGTTAGGATAAGAACCATCAGAGACGAATTGTTAAGTAAAATTAGTATTTTGGAGGCtgaaaaatcaaaagaTGATCTATTAAATGATTTGACTGTCACAATAGACGGTATCTCAAAGCAACTAACTAAATTAGAGCAATTTCATAGCGTTGGCAACACAAACACGGAGAGCAACAGCGATGCTTTGCTAAAAGAATTGCaagatttagaaaatgCTTATAAAGAATTAGCTGGTGTGAGCGCCAAAAAATACCAGGCTTATATAAATCATGAATCTATACTGGGTAAATTAAATGTTGAAAAAACTAAAGCTgaccaaaaatattttactgCCATGAGATCCAAGGACTCAATTCTAATAGAAAACAAGAATTTATCTAAAAGTTTGAATAAGAGTAATGAAATGATTTTACAATTGAGGGAAATGGAAAAAGTTCTACAGACCAAAATAGATAATCTAAATAAGCAGCTTAACTTTTCTAGAGAAAATGAGTCCAGATTATTGGAAGGTAATAAAAAGGCTAATGTGAAATTGGTTGATTTGCAAAATGAATTAACTGCAAGTAATAATAGGTGCAATTCCTTGGACAGTGAATTGGGGAGAGTGAAGGAAGTAGCAGACGGTCAAGGTTTAGAAATTAAcgatttaaaaacaaaattaaaggaagaaaaagttacCATTCAAACACTGGAGGCAAAATATGATAAGGTTTATACTGCTTTGAAGCAACTGTTATCGGAGGATAAAACAAAGCTTAAAAAGGAGCACACAACTAATGGCAACGCCAAAACGAATTTCAAAGAAAGTTTTAATACTGTTAGTTCCCTTACCACTGCAAGTAACGAACCTGTATCTGTTTTAGAGGAAGAATTAGATAATTTTAGAAACATTGTTTATTGTTCATTATGTTctaaaaattggaaaaatacGGCCATAAAAACATGTGGACATGTATTTTGTGAAGAATGCTGTAAGGAAAGATTAGCGGCTAGAATGAGGAAATGTCCGACTTGTAATAAAGGTTTTAGTTCGAATGATTTATTGCTGGTTCATTTATGA
- the DUS4 gene encoding tRNA dihydrouridine synthase (similar to Saccharomyces cerevisiae YLR405W | DUS4 | DihydroUridine Synthase), with amino-acid sequence MPRKIDPLELILKKSSPSASTGKNGVKIIGPMVRYSKLPFRATCRQYNVDMVYTPMILAREFVRNEHARFVDFATNKEDSPLIVQVGCNNSTDLLRFVELVKDYCDGIGINCGCPIREQVNEGIGSALIYNPELLCEMVSNVKNKYGNSVRLETKIRIHENWDSTVDLCRKLCSAGVDWITIHGRTRYTRTRTPSNLDAIKYIRERVPMSLPIIANGDCFSSTDFDRIMKYTNVQGVMAVRGALRNPAIFTGVNKCPWSCIEWFWYYAMEYGLHYALLQHHLFCMLENSGLDKDLLKELMDCRSSFELLDWFDDKFVLKRNGEVGFGEGVEIPYK; translated from the coding sequence ATGCCAAGAAAGATAGACCCTTTGGAActaattctaaaaaaatcatcacCTTCCGCTTCTACCGGTAAAAATGGTGTCAAAATCATAGGACCCATGGTTAGGTATTCTAAATTGCCATTCAGAGCAACATGTAGACAATACAATGTGGATATGGTTTATACACCTATGATTTTAGCCAGAGAGTTTGTTAGAAATGAACATGCTAGATTTGTAGATTTTGCCACCAATAAGGAAGATTCGCCACTAATAGTTCAAGTTGGTTGTAATAATAGCACAGATTTATTAAGATTTGTTGAATTAGTCAAAGATTATTGTGATGGAATAGGTATTAATTGCGGATGTCCTATAAGAGAACAAGTTAATGAAGGGATTGGTAGTGCTTTGATTTATAATCCAGAATTATTGTGTGAAATGGTTTCTaatgtaaaaaataagtatGGGAATTCTGTTAGGTTGGAAACTAAGATTAGAATACATGAAAATTGGGACTCAACTGTTGATTTATGTAGAAAGTTGTGCAGCGCTGGCGTTGATTGGATAACAATACACGGCAGAACTAGATACACAAGAACCAGAACTCCGAGTAATTTAGATgctattaaatatataaggGAAAGGGTACCTATGTCGTTGCCTATAATTGCAAATGGCGACTGTTTTTCCTCAACAGATTTTGATAGAATTATGAAATATACTAATGTGCAAGGTGTTATGGCCGTTAGAGGTGCATTGAGGAATCCAGCTATTTTTACAGGTGTGAATAAATGCCCTTGGAGTTGTATTGAATGGTTTTGGTATTATGCTATGGAATATGGCTTACATTATGCACTATTACAACATCATTTGTTTTGCATGCTAGAAAATAGTGGGTTGgataaagatttattaaaagaactAATGGATTGTAGAAGTTCTTTTGAACTATTAGATTGGTTTGAtgataaatttgttttgaaaagaaatggTGAGGTGGGTTTTGGTGAAGGTGTAGAAATACCATATAAGTGA
- the RPL31B gene encoding 60S ribosomal protein eL31 (similar to Saccharomyces cerevisiae YDL075W | RPL31A | Ribosomal Protein of the Large subunit (paralog of YLR406C | RPL31B)) gives MAGLKDVVTREYTINLHKRLHGASFKKRAPKAVKEIKKFAKLHMGTEDVRLDPRLNQEIWKRGVKGVQFRLRIRISRRRNEEENAKNPLFSYVEPVLVASAKGLQTVVVEEEEA, from the exons atggCTGGTTTGAAAGACGTTGTTACTCGTGAATACACAATTAACTTACACAAAAGA TTGCACGGTGCTTCTTTCAAGAAGAGAGCTCCAAAAGCCGTCAAGGAAATTAAGAAGTTCGCCAAATTGCACATGGGTACTGAAGATGTCAGATTAGACCCAAGATTGAACCAAGAAATCTGGAAAAGAGGTGTCAAGGGTGTTCAATTCAGATTAAGAATTAGAATTTCTAGAAGAAGAAacgaagaagaaaatgCCAAGAACCCTTTGTTTTCTTATGTTGAACCAGTTTTAGTTGCTTCCGCCAAGGGTTTACAAaccgttgttgttgaagaagaagaagctTAA